Proteins found in one Primulina eburnea isolate SZY01 chromosome 16, ASM2296580v1, whole genome shotgun sequence genomic segment:
- the LOC140816611 gene encoding LOW QUALITY PROTEIN: probable WRKY transcription factor 53 (The sequence of the model RefSeq protein was modified relative to this genomic sequence to represent the inferred CDS: deleted 1 base in 1 codon) gives MENFLSDVDKRNLVQELSQGREMAKQLHIHLLQSSSPEAGQVLLNQISNSFEQALSLINHGGVGGSCEPVTGGGVLDMLVADPPPQSLTGSPPIDDVSDHESKDQANMRKRRWTTKMEVCGATGIERHLDDGYGWRKYGQKDILGAKFPRGYYRCTHRYRQGCLATKQIQRSDYDPNILDITYCGIHTCDPAGINPSPNDPPIPITSAQTQLETLSLHQNNHQFLPQPQQHFFDVFQTSLKIISQDSRTLTSLLHQIFNPKVLPPAIMDK, from the exons ATGGAGAATTTTCTGTCAGACGTGGACAAGAGAAATCTAGTTCAGGAACTGAGTCAAGGGAGAGAGATGGCCAAGCAGCTCCACATTCATCTGCTGCAATCTTCTTCGCCTGAAGCTGGCCAAGTCTTGCTTAACCAAATCTCGAACTCTTTCGAACAGGCTCTATCCTTGATTAATCATGGCGGCGTTGGTGGAAGCTGCGAGCCGGTGACTGGGGGTGGTGTGCTGGACATGTTAGTGGCTGATCCTCCTCCCCAGTCACTCACCGGAAGCCCTCCCATCGATGATGTTTCGGATCATGAATCCAAGGATCAAGCTAACATGAGGAAAAg AAGGTGGACGACGAAAATGGAAGTGTGTGGTGCGACAGGGATCGAAAGACATCTAGACGACGGCTATGGCTGGAGGAAGTACGGGCAAAAAGACATTCTAGGAGCTAAATTTCCGAG GGGTTACTACAGATGCACGCACAGGTACAGGCAGGGCTGTTTGGCAACGAAACAAATTCAACGATCCGACTATGATCCGAATATATTAGATATCACGTATTGTGGGATCCACACGTGCGACCCGGCTGGGATTAATCCAAGTCCTAACGACCCACCAATCCCAATTACCAGTGCACAAACTCAGTTGGAGACACTTTCACTACACCAAAACAATCACCAATTCCTACCCCAACCCCAGCAACATTTTTTCGACGTCTTCCAAACAAGCCTTAAGATTATATCACAAGATTCACGTACT TTAACTTCTCTTCTTCATCAAATATTCAACCCCAAAGTTTTACCACCAGCGATCATGGACAAGTAA